From the Mesotoga prima MesG1.Ag.4.2 genome, the window ACGGTTTCATCGATGTCGTTGGAGAAGAGCTATCGAAAAATGAAGAAGTGAAACTTGTCGGTTTCGGGACATTCGAGGTTACCAAGAGAAAGGCAAGAAAGGGAGTTAACCCGAGAACAAAGGAAGCAATCGAAATTCCTGGCGGCAAGGTTCCGAAATTTAGACCCGGAAAAGAACTTAAAGAGAAAGTACAATAGCAATTATCCTAACCAATAGAGAAAAGTGGAGCTCAGTCTCCACTTTTTTCATTTGCCCAT encodes:
- a CDS encoding HU family DNA-binding protein: MNKKELIAVLAEKTGATKKLVGDVIDGFIDVVGEELSKNEEVKLVGFGTFEVTKRKARKGVNPRTKEAIEIPGGKVPKFRPGKELKEKVQ